One window of Cryptosporangium minutisporangium genomic DNA carries:
- the alaS gene encoding alanine--tRNA ligase — protein sequence MKTSEIRQRFLDHFAQRGHTVVPSAGLIADDPNLLFVNAGMVPFKPYFLGQVTPPYPRATSVQKCVRTLDIDEVGKTTRHGSFFQMNGNFSFGDYFKDGAIRYAWELVTNSPADGGYGFDESKLWVSVYEEDDEAFRLWRDAVGVPESRIIRLGKGPNFWSMGVPGPCGPCSEILIDRGPEYGPEYVNTPGVEPDGDRYLEFWNLVFMQYERGPGQGKTDYPILGDLPAQNIDTGMGMERVAFLLQGVDNFYEVDEVRPILDKAAQLSGKHYPAHQQHDGHPNPDDVRLRVVADHVRTALMLIGDGVTPGNEGRGYVLRRILRRAVRSMRLLGYEDPSFPELFPVARDAMSASYPEVETDYQRIAGYAYAEEDAFRATLRSGTTILDTAVAETKQTGGEQLSGASAFQLHDTYGFPIDLTLEMAAEQGLTVDEEGFRRLMAEQRQRAKADAQARKTGHADTSVLRSVLDRTGPTNFTGYLEVEREGRIGGIIGRDGAIRSGAGQGEEVEVVLDSTPFYAEGGGQQPDQGVIVTPGGKLEVFDVQQPLPGLIVHRGKVVDGEIKQDDPVLATIDVDRRRSISRAHTATHLIHTAIRSALGESATQAGSLNAPGRLRFDFNTPGAVPQSVLSDVEDEVNAVLLDDLEVRAFITSQAEARRIGAMALFGEKYGDEVRVVEVGEYARELCGGTHAARSGQLGVVKLLSEASIGSGVRRVEALVGLDAFRFLAKEHLLVSKLAEQFKAKPDELPDRVASVVAQLRDAERELEKLRAAAVLSGAGDIAAGARDVNGVAVAAVEAPEGTAGNDVRSLAQEIRGRLAAERPGVVAVAARANGKASLVVAVNQAARGRGISASALVKGALSGRGGGSDDLAQGGGVPADAAPTVLASIADLVAGIPSA from the coding sequence ATGAAGACCTCTGAGATCCGGCAACGCTTCCTCGATCACTTCGCCCAGCGCGGCCACACCGTGGTACCCAGCGCGGGCCTGATCGCCGACGATCCCAACCTGCTGTTCGTCAACGCAGGCATGGTGCCGTTCAAGCCGTACTTCCTCGGTCAGGTGACCCCGCCCTACCCGCGTGCGACCAGCGTCCAGAAGTGCGTGCGGACGCTCGACATCGACGAGGTCGGAAAGACGACCCGGCACGGGTCGTTCTTCCAGATGAACGGCAACTTCAGCTTCGGCGACTACTTCAAGGACGGAGCGATCCGCTACGCCTGGGAGCTGGTCACGAACTCCCCGGCCGACGGCGGCTACGGGTTCGACGAGTCGAAGCTCTGGGTCTCGGTCTACGAAGAGGACGACGAGGCGTTCCGGCTCTGGCGCGACGCGGTCGGCGTACCGGAGTCGCGGATCATCCGGCTGGGCAAGGGGCCGAACTTCTGGTCGATGGGCGTTCCCGGTCCGTGCGGCCCGTGTTCGGAGATCCTGATCGACCGCGGCCCGGAGTACGGCCCGGAGTACGTCAACACGCCGGGCGTCGAGCCCGACGGCGACCGGTACCTGGAGTTCTGGAACCTCGTCTTCATGCAGTACGAGCGGGGTCCGGGGCAGGGCAAGACCGACTACCCGATCCTCGGTGACCTGCCGGCGCAGAACATCGACACGGGCATGGGCATGGAGCGGGTCGCGTTCCTGCTCCAGGGCGTCGACAACTTCTACGAGGTCGACGAGGTCCGCCCGATCCTCGACAAGGCGGCGCAGCTCTCCGGCAAGCACTATCCGGCGCACCAGCAGCATGACGGGCACCCCAACCCGGACGACGTCCGGCTGCGCGTGGTGGCCGACCACGTCCGCACCGCGCTGATGCTGATCGGCGACGGTGTGACGCCGGGCAACGAGGGCCGCGGCTACGTGCTGCGCCGGATCCTGCGCCGGGCGGTGCGCTCGATGCGCCTGCTCGGCTACGAGGACCCGTCGTTCCCCGAGCTGTTCCCGGTCGCCCGGGACGCGATGAGCGCGTCCTATCCGGAGGTGGAGACCGACTACCAGCGCATTGCTGGGTACGCGTACGCCGAGGAGGACGCGTTCCGCGCCACGCTCCGGTCGGGAACCACCATCCTGGACACCGCGGTCGCCGAGACCAAGCAGACGGGCGGCGAGCAGCTCTCCGGCGCGAGCGCCTTCCAGCTGCACGACACGTACGGCTTCCCGATCGACCTCACCCTGGAGATGGCGGCCGAGCAGGGCCTCACCGTCGACGAAGAGGGCTTCCGGCGGCTGATGGCCGAGCAGCGGCAGCGCGCGAAGGCCGACGCGCAGGCGCGCAAGACCGGCCATGCCGACACCTCGGTGCTGCGCTCGGTGCTCGACCGCACCGGCCCGACGAACTTCACCGGCTACCTCGAGGTGGAGCGCGAGGGCCGGATCGGCGGGATCATCGGGCGCGACGGCGCGATCCGCAGCGGCGCCGGGCAGGGTGAGGAGGTCGAGGTCGTTCTCGACTCCACCCCGTTCTACGCCGAGGGCGGTGGCCAGCAGCCCGACCAGGGTGTGATCGTGACGCCCGGCGGCAAGCTCGAGGTCTTCGACGTCCAGCAGCCGTTGCCGGGTCTGATCGTGCACCGCGGGAAGGTCGTCGACGGGGAGATCAAGCAGGACGACCCGGTGCTGGCCACGATCGACGTGGACCGCCGCCGGTCGATCTCCCGCGCGCACACCGCGACCCACCTGATCCACACCGCGATCCGCAGCGCACTGGGGGAGTCGGCGACCCAGGCGGGGTCGTTGAACGCGCCCGGACGTCTGCGTTTCGACTTCAACACGCCCGGCGCGGTTCCCCAATCCGTGCTCTCCGACGTCGAGGACGAGGTGAACGCCGTCCTTCTCGACGACCTCGAGGTGCGCGCGTTCATCACCTCGCAGGCCGAGGCGCGGCGGATCGGCGCGATGGCGCTGTTCGGCGAGAAGTACGGCGACGAAGTGCGGGTCGTGGAGGTCGGCGAGTACGCGCGCGAGCTGTGCGGTGGTACGCACGCGGCGCGGTCGGGCCAGCTGGGCGTCGTCAAGCTGCTCTCGGAGGCGTCGATCGGGTCCGGTGTCCGCCGGGTCGAGGCGCTGGTCGGGCTGGACGCGTTCCGATTCCTGGCCAAGGAGCACCTGCTGGTCTCGAAGCTGGCCGAGCAGTTCAAGGCCAAGCCGGACGAGCTGCCCGACCGGGTCGCGTCGGTCGTCGCCCAGCTCCGGGACGCCGAGCGCGAGCTGGAGAAGCTGCGGGCCGCCGCGGTGCTCTCCGGCGCCGGGGACATCGCCGCCGGGGCGCGCGACGTGAACGGTGTCGCGGTCGCGGCGGTCGAGGCTCCCGAGGGCACGGCCGGTAACGACGTCCGGTCGCTGGCGCAGGAGATCCGGGGCCGGCTCGCCGCCGAGCGTCCCGGCGTGGTCGCCGTCGCGGCGCGCGCGAACGGCAAGGCGTCGCTCGTCGTCGCGGTGAACCAGGCCGCGCGCGGCCGGGGAATCTCCGCGTCGGCGCTGGTCAAGGGCGCGCTCTCGGGTCGCGGCGGCGGGAGCGACGACCTCGCCCAGGGCGGCGGCGTGCCGGCCGATGCGGCGCCCACGGTGCTGGCGTCCATCGCCGACCTGGTCGCGGGTATTCCCTCCGCGTGA
- a CDS encoding DUF948 domain-containing protein, protein MSLGGIAAIIAAVAFVLLVGALAVPLIKLGRTVDAATKAITDITEQAVPILASAHVTVDGVNQTLGGVNHQLDKVDTLTDHVSAVTGSIAQVTTLFGATVSGPLVKAAAFSYGVRSALRARRANEVEREVRDELKKRRRGA, encoded by the coding sequence GTGTCTCTCGGCGGAATCGCGGCCATCATCGCCGCCGTTGCGTTCGTCCTTCTGGTCGGTGCGCTCGCCGTGCCGTTGATCAAGCTCGGCCGCACGGTCGACGCAGCCACCAAGGCCATTACCGACATCACCGAGCAGGCAGTGCCGATCCTGGCCAGTGCCCACGTCACGGTCGACGGTGTCAATCAGACCCTCGGCGGCGTCAACCACCAGTTGGACAAGGTCGACACGCTGACCGACCACGTCTCCGCGGTGACCGGCAGCATCGCCCAGGTGACGACGCTGTTCGGCGCCACGGTGTCCGGCCCGCTGGTGAAGGCCGCCGCGTTCAGCTACGGCGTTCGCTCCGCGCTCCGGGCGCGCCGGGCCAACGAAGTCGAGCGTGAGGTCCGCGACGAGCTCAAGAAGCGTCGGAGGGGCGCCTGA
- a CDS encoding AAA family ATPase has translation MRPQTLDELVGQRHLLGPGSPLRRLVEGDAPLSVILWGPPGSGKTTIAHLVSRATSRRFVALSALSAGVKDVRAVIEQARLERRRGVYTVLFVDEVHRFSKTQQDSLLAAVEDRTVTLVAATTENPSFSVVSPLLSRSLLLTLVPLDADDIRELLRRALVDPRGLNGAVRLAADAEDHLVRLADGDARRSLTALEAAADAAIAGAVG, from the coding sequence ATGCGCCCGCAGACGCTCGACGAGCTGGTCGGCCAGCGGCACCTCCTGGGCCCGGGCAGCCCGCTGCGCCGCCTGGTCGAGGGGGATGCGCCGCTCTCGGTGATCCTCTGGGGCCCGCCCGGCTCGGGGAAGACGACGATCGCTCACCTGGTCTCCCGGGCGACGAGCCGGCGCTTCGTCGCGTTGTCCGCGCTCTCGGCGGGCGTCAAGGACGTCCGGGCGGTGATCGAACAGGCCAGGCTCGAACGCCGCCGGGGCGTCTACACCGTGCTCTTCGTCGACGAGGTGCACCGGTTCTCGAAGACCCAGCAGGACTCGCTGCTCGCGGCCGTCGAGGACCGCACCGTGACGCTGGTCGCGGCGACCACCGAGAACCCGTCGTTCTCGGTCGTGTCCCCGCTGCTCTCCCGCTCGCTGCTGCTCACGCTGGTCCCGCTGGACGCGGACGACATCCGCGAGCTGCTGCGCCGCGCGTTGGTCGACCCCCGCGGCCTGAACGGCGCCGTCCGCCTCGCCGCGGACGCCGAGGACCACCTCGTCCGCCTCGCCGACGGTGACGCCCGGCGCTCGCTCACCGCCCTGGAAGCCGCGGCCGACGCGGCCATAGCCGGGGCCGTCGG
- a CDS encoding MMPL family transporter — translation MFARLGRFCYRHRKLVVVLWLLVFVAGIANTGRVTDRLGGGQQASESMESVRAATLLTESSEYGGRVSAVVDGVPVAAAKKAIVDARNDLGRTEGVGRVLDPFAPQLPKEGQELFVATDGKAALIVVDLTRELSVDGQHVAEQVIADRLHAIADAVPGTEVTVGGPTLLQREINDQTRRDTEKGEIIALPATLLAMVAIFGGAVAAGIPIVGALASIACGMLVMLGLLQLMDLDPNVLSVSTVLALGLSIDYSLLMVNRFREERYAKRTVPEAIERTVASAGRTITFSALTVALSLAGLFVFPSPIFRGIGSAGVGVVLFALLAGVTLVPALLGMSARRVGVGRHRSERPSDNGTFARLARLTRRRPLIATVLLVTALLGAGIPFASVTFVNSSAKMLPEGFEARRFAEVTAARFPGQESPPITIVANTSQPELALWATKLQRDPEYSGISRILLPTQVTEGLSSIDIVPKASEHDRVGQQLVRQIRADRPPFQIWVTGDTAVLVDFLAEVRRYAPWAAALMVVATLVLLFAMTGSVLVPLKALVMNVLSLTASFGALKLIFQDGHLHEYLGFAPTGGLEPWVPVLVFCFAFGLSMDYEVFLLSRIKELRDAGLDNDTAVEIGLQRSGKIITSAALLMIIVFAGFAAGRMLAIKELGVAMAIAVAVDATLVRCLLVPATMALLGEANWWAPGPLRRLYDRFGLHEAPSAEPLPVPAARRPALPTAPLSPAPAAPAAAAPHSASGGSVPAANRSAANGQSADGEYVYPGSDERLYNTYPAPSAPPQLGPRRPPLPRPRSEATPTDATSDGPRRR, via the coding sequence GTGTTCGCGCGTCTAGGTCGGTTCTGCTACCGCCACCGGAAACTCGTGGTGGTGCTCTGGCTGCTCGTGTTCGTCGCCGGCATCGCGAACACCGGCCGGGTCACCGACCGGCTCGGCGGCGGGCAACAGGCGTCCGAGTCGATGGAGTCGGTGCGTGCGGCGACGCTGCTCACCGAGTCCTCCGAGTACGGCGGCCGGGTTTCGGCGGTGGTCGACGGCGTCCCGGTCGCCGCGGCGAAGAAGGCGATCGTCGACGCCCGCAACGACCTGGGGCGCACCGAGGGCGTCGGCCGGGTGCTCGACCCGTTCGCGCCACAGCTGCCGAAGGAGGGCCAAGAGCTCTTCGTCGCCACCGACGGCAAGGCCGCGCTGATCGTCGTCGACCTGACGCGCGAGCTCTCGGTCGACGGTCAGCACGTCGCCGAGCAGGTCATCGCCGACCGGCTGCACGCGATCGCCGACGCCGTCCCGGGCACCGAGGTGACCGTCGGCGGACCGACGCTCCTGCAGCGGGAGATCAACGATCAGACGCGGCGCGACACCGAGAAGGGCGAGATCATCGCGCTTCCGGCGACGCTGCTCGCGATGGTGGCGATCTTCGGTGGCGCGGTCGCCGCCGGTATCCCGATCGTCGGCGCGCTGGCCTCGATCGCCTGCGGGATGCTCGTCATGCTCGGCCTGCTGCAGCTGATGGACCTCGACCCGAACGTCCTGTCGGTGAGCACCGTCCTGGCGCTGGGCCTGTCGATCGACTACTCGCTGCTGATGGTCAACCGGTTCCGGGAGGAGCGGTACGCCAAGCGCACGGTGCCCGAAGCGATCGAGCGGACGGTCGCGTCGGCGGGGCGCACGATCACGTTCTCCGCCCTCACCGTCGCGCTGTCGCTGGCCGGGCTGTTCGTGTTCCCGAGCCCGATCTTCCGCGGCATCGGCTCGGCCGGCGTCGGCGTCGTGCTGTTCGCGCTGCTGGCCGGCGTCACGCTGGTGCCGGCCCTGCTGGGGATGAGCGCCCGCCGGGTCGGCGTCGGCCGGCACCGGTCGGAAAGACCGAGCGACAACGGCACGTTCGCGCGGCTGGCACGGCTCACCCGGCGGAGACCGCTGATCGCGACCGTGCTGCTGGTGACCGCGCTGCTGGGCGCCGGGATCCCGTTCGCGTCGGTGACGTTCGTGAACAGCAGCGCGAAGATGCTCCCGGAGGGCTTCGAGGCCCGCCGTTTCGCCGAGGTGACCGCCGCCCGGTTCCCGGGTCAGGAATCGCCACCGATCACGATCGTCGCGAACACCAGCCAGCCGGAGCTGGCGCTCTGGGCGACGAAGCTACAGCGCGACCCCGAGTACAGCGGCATCTCCCGGATCCTGCTGCCGACGCAGGTCACCGAGGGTTTGTCCAGCATCGACATCGTCCCGAAGGCCAGCGAACACGATCGGGTCGGGCAGCAACTGGTGCGGCAGATCCGCGCGGATCGGCCACCGTTCCAGATCTGGGTGACCGGCGACACCGCGGTGCTCGTCGACTTCCTCGCCGAGGTGCGGCGGTACGCGCCGTGGGCGGCGGCGCTGATGGTCGTGGCGACGCTCGTCCTGCTCTTCGCGATGACCGGATCGGTGCTGGTGCCGCTCAAGGCACTCGTGATGAACGTGCTGTCGCTGACCGCGTCGTTCGGGGCGCTGAAACTGATCTTCCAGGACGGGCACCTGCACGAGTACCTGGGCTTCGCCCCCACCGGCGGGTTGGAGCCCTGGGTGCCGGTGCTGGTGTTCTGCTTCGCGTTCGGGCTCTCGATGGACTACGAAGTCTTCCTGCTGTCCCGGATCAAGGAGCTGCGCGACGCCGGCCTGGACAACGACACCGCGGTCGAGATCGGGCTGCAGCGGTCGGGGAAGATCATCACCTCCGCGGCGCTGCTGATGATCATCGTGTTCGCCGGGTTCGCGGCCGGACGGATGCTGGCGATCAAGGAGCTGGGCGTAGCAATGGCGATCGCGGTCGCCGTCGACGCCACGCTGGTGCGGTGTCTGCTGGTCCCGGCGACGATGGCGCTGCTCGGCGAGGCGAACTGGTGGGCGCCGGGTCCGCTGCGCCGTCTCTACGACCGGTTCGGCCTGCACGAGGCACCGTCGGCCGAGCCGCTCCCCGTGCCCGCGGCGCGGCGTCCCGCGCTCCCCACGGCACCCCTCTCGCCTGCGCCCGCTGCGCCCGCTGCGGCGGCTCCGCACAGCGCGTCCGGCGGCTCGGTTCCGGCGGCGAATCGGTCCGCGGCGAACGGTCAGTCCGCGGACGGCGAGTACGTGTACCCGGGGTCGGACGAGCGGCTCTACAACACCTACCCGGCGCCTTCCGCTCCCCCGCAGCTGGGCCCGCGCCGGCCACCGCTGCCCAGGCCACGCTCCGAGGCCACCCCGACGGATGCCACCTCGGACGGGCCGCGCCGGCGGTGA
- the aspS gene encoding aspartate--tRNA ligase: protein MSGTQYRTHQAGVLRAEHAGQTVTLSGWVARRRDHGGVIFVDLRDASGYVQVVLREEVGHALRAEYCIRVTGEVRARPEGNDNPELPTGAIEVVAESLTVLSESAPLPFPIDGQTAGEVGEEARLKYRYLDLRRAQQASSLRLRSAVNRIARRVLDDRDFVEIETPTLTRSTPEGARDFLVPARLQPGSWYALPQSPQLFKQLLMVAGMERYYQIARCYRDEDFRADRQPEFTQLDIEMSFVTQDDVIAVGEAVVSAIWKELAGYEIPLPLPRLTYADAMTRYGSDKPDVRFGNELVDLTSYFTGTSFRVFQAPHVGAVVMPGGASQTRKELDGWQEWARARGHKGLAYVLFDAETGEPRGPVAKNLSAEHLAGLSDAVGAKPGDAVFFGAGERSGALDLLGAARLEIGRRCGLIDESRWEFLWVVDAPMFEPIGGGEIGVEGAKGAWTAVHHPFTSPNADWIDRFEEAPAEALAWAYDIVLNGTEIGGGSIRIHDRRVQERVFEVLGLSEEDAQGKFGFLLEAFKYGAPPHGGIALGWDRLCALLAGVESIRDVIAFPKTASGGDPLTGAPAPISPRQRAEAGVDAKPKGSSEKGSSDKGSSEKA, encoded by the coding sequence GTGAGCGGCACTCAATACCGCACCCACCAGGCCGGCGTGCTCCGCGCCGAGCACGCGGGTCAGACCGTCACCCTCTCCGGGTGGGTGGCCCGCCGCCGCGACCACGGCGGGGTCATCTTCGTCGACCTCCGGGACGCCTCCGGCTACGTCCAGGTCGTCCTGCGCGAGGAGGTCGGCCACGCGCTGCGGGCCGAGTACTGCATCCGGGTCACCGGCGAGGTCCGCGCCCGGCCGGAGGGCAACGACAACCCCGAGCTGCCGACCGGTGCGATCGAGGTCGTCGCCGAGTCCCTGACCGTGCTCAGCGAGTCCGCGCCGCTGCCGTTCCCGATCGACGGGCAGACCGCCGGTGAGGTCGGCGAGGAAGCCCGGCTCAAGTACCGCTACCTCGACCTGCGGCGCGCGCAGCAGGCCTCGTCGCTGCGGCTGCGCAGCGCGGTCAACCGGATCGCCCGCCGCGTGCTCGACGACCGGGACTTCGTCGAGATCGAGACGCCGACGCTGACCCGGTCGACGCCGGAGGGCGCCCGCGACTTCCTGGTGCCCGCCCGCCTGCAGCCCGGGTCCTGGTACGCGCTGCCCCAGTCGCCGCAGCTGTTCAAGCAGCTGCTGATGGTGGCCGGGATGGAGCGGTACTACCAGATCGCCCGCTGCTACCGAGACGAGGACTTCCGCGCCGACCGGCAGCCGGAGTTCACCCAGCTCGACATCGAGATGTCGTTCGTGACCCAGGACGACGTCATCGCGGTCGGCGAGGCCGTGGTGTCGGCGATCTGGAAGGAGCTGGCCGGCTACGAGATCCCGCTGCCGCTGCCGCGGCTCACCTACGCCGACGCGATGACCCGCTACGGCTCGGACAAGCCCGACGTCCGGTTCGGCAACGAGCTGGTCGACCTCACGTCGTACTTCACCGGAACGTCGTTCCGGGTGTTCCAGGCACCGCACGTCGGTGCCGTGGTCATGCCGGGCGGTGCCTCGCAGACCCGGAAGGAGCTCGACGGCTGGCAGGAGTGGGCGCGGGCTCGGGGTCACAAGGGCCTCGCCTACGTGCTGTTCGACGCCGAGACCGGCGAGCCCCGCGGCCCGGTGGCCAAGAACCTCTCCGCCGAGCACCTGGCCGGCCTCTCCGACGCGGTCGGTGCCAAGCCGGGTGACGCGGTGTTCTTCGGCGCCGGGGAGCGTTCCGGCGCCCTGGACCTGCTCGGTGCGGCCCGGCTGGAGATCGGCCGTCGCTGCGGGCTGATCGACGAGTCCCGCTGGGAGTTCCTCTGGGTCGTCGACGCGCCGATGTTCGAGCCGATCGGTGGCGGGGAGATCGGCGTCGAGGGTGCGAAGGGCGCCTGGACCGCCGTGCACCACCCGTTCACGTCGCCGAACGCGGACTGGATCGACCGGTTCGAGGAGGCACCGGCCGAGGCGCTGGCCTGGGCCTACGACATCGTGCTCAACGGCACCGAGATCGGCGGCGGCTCGATCCGTATCCACGACCGCCGCGTCCAGGAGCGGGTCTTCGAGGTGCTCGGCCTGTCCGAGGAGGACGCGCAGGGCAAGTTCGGCTTCCTGCTCGAGGCGTTCAAGTACGGCGCGCCGCCGCACGGCGGTATCGCGCTCGGCTGGGACCGGCTCTGCGCGCTGCTGGCCGGCGTCGAGTCGATCCGCGACGTCATCGCGTTCCCGAAGACCGCGTCCGGCGGGGACCCGCTGACCGGTGCGCCGGCGCCGATCTCGCCGCGTCAGCGCGCCGAGGCCGGGGTGGACGCCAAGCCGAAGGGTTCGTCCGAGAAGGGTTCGTCCGACAAGGGTTCGTCCGAGAAGGCCTGA
- the hisS gene encoding histidine--tRNA ligase yields MTSFTAPKGTFDTLPPDSATFLAVRDALTAPLRRAGYGYIETPIFEDTALFARGVGESTDVVSKEMYTFEDRGGRSLTLRPELTAGLMRAFIEHKLYSGQLPVKLYAVGSNFRYERPQAGRYRHFTQVDMEALGVDDPALDAEVVALAVAGFREIGLTAFELQLTSLGDAECRPQYREKLQAFLAGLDLDADTQRRASINPLRVLDDKRPEVAAQLTEAPLMVDHLCDTCQRHYDQVRQHLTDLGVSWQEAPRLVRGLDYYTKTTFEFVHNGLGAQSAIGGGGRYDGLSKQLGGPDVSGIGYAVGVDRTLLALRAEGLVGDPAPRVAAFVVPLGDEARRRGLTLVTELRDAGVAADFAFGGKGLKGAMKAADRSGARFAVLLGDRDLADGTAQLKDLTTAEQRAVPLTDLARTVKELLS; encoded by the coding sequence GTGACCAGCTTTACCGCCCCGAAGGGGACGTTCGACACCCTTCCGCCCGACTCGGCGACGTTCCTCGCCGTCCGTGACGCGCTCACCGCGCCGCTGCGCCGGGCCGGCTACGGGTACATCGAGACGCCGATCTTCGAGGACACCGCGCTGTTCGCTCGCGGCGTCGGCGAGTCGACCGACGTCGTCAGCAAGGAGATGTACACGTTCGAGGACCGGGGAGGCCGGTCGCTGACCCTGCGCCCGGAGCTGACCGCCGGGCTGATGCGGGCGTTCATCGAGCACAAGCTGTACAGCGGCCAGCTGCCGGTGAAGCTCTACGCGGTCGGGTCGAACTTCCGCTACGAGCGGCCGCAGGCCGGTCGGTACCGGCACTTCACCCAGGTCGACATGGAGGCGCTCGGCGTCGACGACCCGGCGCTGGACGCCGAGGTCGTCGCGCTCGCGGTCGCGGGATTCCGGGAGATCGGTCTCACCGCCTTCGAGTTGCAGCTCACGTCGCTGGGCGACGCGGAGTGCCGCCCCCAGTACCGGGAGAAGCTCCAAGCGTTCCTCGCCGGGCTGGACCTGGACGCCGACACCCAGCGACGCGCGTCGATCAACCCGCTGCGCGTCCTCGACGACAAGCGTCCGGAGGTGGCGGCGCAGCTGACCGAGGCGCCGCTGATGGTCGACCACCTCTGCGACACCTGCCAGCGGCACTACGACCAGGTCCGGCAGCACCTCACCGACCTCGGCGTGTCGTGGCAGGAGGCACCGCGGCTGGTCCGCGGCCTGGACTACTACACGAAGACGACGTTCGAGTTCGTCCACAACGGCCTGGGCGCGCAGTCGGCGATCGGCGGCGGCGGCCGGTACGACGGACTCTCCAAGCAGCTCGGCGGCCCGGACGTCTCCGGCATCGGCTACGCGGTCGGCGTCGACCGGACGCTGCTCGCCCTGCGGGCGGAAGGACTGGTCGGAGACCCGGCGCCACGCGTCGCGGCGTTCGTCGTGCCGCTCGGCGACGAGGCTCGGCGTCGTGGGCTGACGCTCGTCACCGAGCTGCGGGACGCGGGTGTCGCGGCCGATTTCGCGTTCGGTGGCAAGGGGCTGAAGGGCGCCATGAAGGCCGCCGACCGCTCCGGCGCCCGGTTCGCGGTGCTCCTGGGCGATCGGGACCTCGCCGACGGCACCGCCCAGCTGAAAGATCTGACCACCGCCGAGCAGCGGGCCGTACCGCTGACCGACCTCGCCCGCACCGTCAAGGAGCTTCTCTCGTGA
- a CDS encoding MBL fold metallo-hydrolase, giving the protein MLIAGFPALALGTNCWVVAPAAGEQCVVIDPGIGVVDQLEDVLTKHRLHPAAVILTHGHLDHTFSVAPVCGARDIPAYIHPADADQLADPWSFIGAPKGTPIFGLEYTEPSDVKMLADGETLQLAGVELSVTLAPGHTPGSLVFGVETPDAPVLFSGDLLFAGSIGRVDLPGGSAQDMLASLARVVLPMDDATVVKPGHGPDTTIARERATNPYLLQVAEAAGNAADGTFLPRTGL; this is encoded by the coding sequence GTGCTCATCGCCGGATTTCCGGCCCTCGCGCTCGGCACCAACTGCTGGGTCGTCGCCCCCGCGGCCGGCGAACAGTGTGTGGTCATCGATCCGGGGATCGGCGTGGTCGACCAGCTCGAGGACGTCCTGACGAAGCACCGGCTCCATCCGGCCGCCGTGATCCTCACCCATGGTCACCTCGACCACACGTTCTCGGTCGCGCCGGTCTGCGGCGCGCGGGACATCCCGGCCTACATCCACCCGGCCGACGCCGACCAGCTCGCCGACCCGTGGAGCTTCATCGGGGCCCCGAAGGGCACTCCGATCTTCGGCCTGGAGTACACCGAGCCGAGCGACGTCAAGATGCTGGCCGACGGTGAGACGCTGCAGCTCGCCGGGGTGGAGCTGAGCGTCACGCTCGCGCCGGGTCACACCCCGGGCTCGCTGGTGTTCGGGGTCGAGACGCCGGACGCGCCGGTGCTGTTCTCCGGTGACCTGCTGTTCGCCGGGTCGATCGGCCGGGTCGACCTGCCCGGCGGCAGCGCCCAGGACATGCTGGCGTCGCTGGCTCGCGTCGTGCTGCCGATGGACGACGCCACCGTGGTGAAGCCGGGGCACGGCCCCGACACCACGATCGCCCGGGAACGCGCCACCAACCCGTACTTGCTCCAGGTCGCCGAGGCTGCGGGAAACGCGGCCGACGGCACCTTTCTTCCGAGGACCGGATTGTGA
- a CDS encoding peptidylprolyl isomerase, whose product MPTKDRQRQLARAKLERQMARRAAAAKRRRQTQAAVGAGIALLLVVVGAVFLVANLSGDDDKDTTTEAATGPKCTYQKADASTGKVKDVGTPPTADIPDTGTRTVTMTTNVGTVEFTIDQAGAPCTSNSMAFLASKKFYDKTSCHRMTTGGIFVLQCGDPFGDGTGGPAYRYGTENLPANQHPPYPAGTIAMAKSQEAISVGSQFFIVYKDIPEDALGADYTVVGKVTKGLDVIEKVAAKGVTPADPSNPGDGKPKQAVNITSFTVSPAAS is encoded by the coding sequence GTGCCGACGAAGGATCGCCAGCGGCAGCTGGCCCGCGCCAAGCTCGAACGGCAGATGGCCCGGCGGGCCGCGGCCGCGAAACGCCGTCGTCAGACGCAGGCTGCGGTAGGCGCCGGTATCGCGCTCCTGCTCGTCGTCGTCGGGGCCGTGTTCCTCGTCGCCAACTTGAGCGGCGACGACGACAAGGACACGACCACGGAGGCCGCGACCGGCCCCAAGTGCACCTACCAGAAGGCCGACGCCAGCACCGGCAAGGTGAAGGACGTCGGCACGCCGCCCACGGCCGACATCCCCGACACCGGCACGCGCACGGTCACGATGACGACGAACGTCGGGACGGTGGAGTTCACCATCGACCAGGCGGGCGCTCCGTGCACCAGCAACAGCATGGCGTTCCTGGCCAGCAAGAAGTTCTACGACAAGACGTCGTGCCACCGCATGACGACCGGGGGCATCTTCGTGCTGCAGTGCGGTGACCCGTTCGGCGACGGCACCGGCGGCCCCGCTTACCGGTACGGCACCGAGAACCTGCCGGCGAACCAGCACCCGCCGTACCCGGCCGGGACGATCGCGATGGCGAAGAGCCAGGAGGCGATCTCGGTCGGCAGCCAGTTCTTCATCGTCTACAAGGACATCCCCGAGGACGCGCTGGGCGCGGACTACACGGTGGTCGGCAAGGTCACCAAGGGCCTCGACGTGATCGAGAAGGTCGCCGCGAAGGGCGTCACCCCGGCGGACCCGAGCAACCCCGGCGACGGCAAGCCGAAGCAGGCCGTGAACATCACGAGCTTCACGGTCTCCCCCGCCGCGAGCTGA